The Spirochaetota bacterium DNA segment CTCGGAAAAGACGCCTCCATGGGTGAAACTCATCAAGATGTACCTGGTCTATCAGAACGGCGAGGCCTGCGTGGCATGCCCCATTACCTGCACCGAGGGCATGGTGGAGCTATTGCGAAAGTTCGCCGATACACCCGAGCTCAAAGATATCCTTGCCCACACGGCGGAAGGGAACGACGGCGAGTTTGCAATCGGCGCGCAGTACCTCTCAGAGATACAGGGCGGTTCCGATGTGCCTTCCAACGTGCTCGAGGCGGTCCGGGAGGGCGATGCATGGCGCCTGTACGGCACAAAGTTTTTCTGCTCGGCCACACATGCCGACTACGCCGTGGTGACGGCGAAGCCCGCGGGATCGGAGAAGGTGGCACTCTTCGTCGTGCCATCATGGCTTCCCGAAGACAAAGAACGCGAACGGCGCAACGGTTACACGATCGACCGGATCAAATGGAAGATGGGAACAAGCGAGCTCACCACCGCGGAGCTTACGTTTAACGGCGCACGCGCGTATCCCGTCGGCCCGCTGGACCGGGGCGTGGCGAATGTTGTCGGGATCGTGCTCACCTACTCGCGCCTCACCGTGGGGCTTTCGGCCGCGGCCTTCATGACCGCGGCGGTGCGACAGGCGATGCGGTACGCTGAGTTCCGGGAGGCCTTCGGCGTCAGGATAGCGAATTTCCCCATGCTCGCCGGGCAGATCGGGGCGATTGATCGGACGGCGAAGAGGACGACCGCCGGAGCGTTCAGGCTTTACCGCGACTTCCTTTCGCTTGAAGGGGGGCTTAAGGGCGGGCTTGTCGCCGACGAGCCCGAAGAGCGGAGGCGCCGGCGCTTCGCCATGCGCGAGCTCATCATGCTGCAGAA contains these protein-coding regions:
- a CDS encoding acyl-CoA dehydrogenase family protein; this translates as MSLPDRNNPYSFNEYLEWRKDVDYYRDDPFVQSALRRFAGDGWPAADAAARSISPKASYRWRDFADAIAVPEKRPYMTHYDGHGNRIDRIVRPRETEIMEREIFGEALFSEKTPPWVKLIKMYLVYQNGEACVACPITCTEGMVELLRKFADTPELKDILAHTAEGNDGEFAIGAQYLSEIQGGSDVPSNVLEAVREGDAWRLYGTKFFCSATHADYAVVTAKPAGSEKVALFVVPSWLPEDKERERRNGYTIDRIKWKMGTSELTTAELTFNGARAYPVGPLDRGVANVVGIVLTYSRLTVGLSAAAFMTAAVRQAMRYAEFREAFGVRIANFPMLAGQIGAIDRTAKRTTAGAFRLYRDFLSLEGGLKGGLVADEPEERRRRRFAMRELIMLQKITASFDAVDVIRTAMSVFGGHGVMEDFSNLPRLYRDSAVNELWEGPRNVLLTQIHRDFQRAAEWYRPEDFVRDAIGDCDEALKKDLARELADCVARADLFSMDAETMDICGRWGSLCHRLYHAYQECALREVEEGAEVAAG